From the genome of Caloenas nicobarica isolate bCalNic1 chromosome 16, bCalNic1.hap1, whole genome shotgun sequence, one region includes:
- the EIF4ENIF1 gene encoding eukaryotic translation initiation factor 4E transporter isoform X2, translating into MDKRGGVTEAENGDAFLELNRITTKYPHRYTKEELLDIKERPYSKQRPSCLSEKYDSDGVWDPEKWHASLYPSSGRTSPVESFKKDLDSDRTSLMRRIVDPRERVKEDDLDVVLSPQRRSFGGGCHVTAAISSRRAGSPLEKENDGVRVIGGRRIGSGRIISSRNFDKDHRGGEKDLRDSRDARDRDRDRDYKDKRFRREFGDSKRVFGERRRNDSYTEEEPEWFSAGPTSQSETIELTGFDDKILEEDHKGRKRTRRRTASLKEGIECNGGVAEEDEVQAALANETPADQEVPREAVLQEPAPGEFDFNEFFNLDKSVPGLASMIEDVLGEGSVSASRFSRWFSNPSRSGSRSSSLRSTPHEELERLAGLEQAILSPGQNSGNYFAPIPLEDHSENKVDILEMLQKAKVDLKPLLSSLSANKEKLRESTHSGVVLSVEEVEAGLKGLKVDQEGKIATPFMAEQMEEALNVAGSRQIKKDGDMTAFNKLVSSMKASGTLPSQPKVNSLESHLMSPPEMPGQPLSKNILQELLGPPITRPASSNVLSGLIGGLEPAASLLTQRAPSPPIPPVFPTRAASADYLRHRISSPIGFGQGSQQLLGDPFPGVRKPMSPVTAQMSPLEIQQAALEGLTLPHDLAIQAANFYQHGFGKPQMDKSRDGYRNRQQRMAKSPAPGHRGNASSPAPAASITSMLSPSFTPTSVIRKMYESKEKSKEEPVSGKMKVNDGKDENQRPNEATDNLLSSSVENADQETLPTLGTKLPALQRSTCSTPLTQANRCTKEQDYRPKSTGRKTPTMASPVPGSPFLRPVHQVPLVPHVPIVRPAHQLHPGLVQRMLAQGVHPQHLPLLQAGMLPPGVDLSHLQGISAPILGQPFYPLPTASHHILNPRSGTPLQLAMMQQQLQRSGTGAQGSPAGAQTTPQNVLPRTGLSHGHTPLDHRPSQRSGSPIGLAKWFGSDVLQQPLPSMPSKVISVDELEYRQ; encoded by the exons gAGGAACTGCTGGATATTAAGGAGCGTCCCTACTCTAAGCAAAGACCTTCttgtctttctgaaaaatatgacAG tgATGGTGTCTGGGATCCAGAGAAGTGGCATGCATCTTTGTATCCGAGTTCAGGGAGAACTTCACCAGtggaaagctttaaaaaagatCTGGATTCAGATCGGACTTCTCTTATGCGTAGGATAGTAG ATCCAAGAGAGCGAGTGAAAGAAGATGACTTGGATGTAGTCTTAAGTCCACAAAGGCGAAGCTTTGGAGGTGGCTGTCATGTAACTGCAGCTATTAGCTCACGTCGAGCAGGGAGCCCATTAGAAAAGGAGAACGATGGTGTCCGTGTTATTGGTGGCCGTAGGATTGGCAGTGGAAGAATTATCTCTTCTCGCAACTTTGATAAAGACCACCGGGGTGGTGAAAAAGACTTACGTGATTCTAGAGATGCGAGAGACCGAGATCGTGACAGAGACTACAAAGATAAACGCTTCAGg AGGGAGTTTGGCGACAGCAAACGAGTCTTTGGGGAGCGAAGGAGGAATGACTCCTACACTGAAGAGGAGCCTGAGTGGTTCTCTGCTGGTCCTACAAGTCAGTCTGAAACCATTGAGCTCACGGGCTTTGATGATAAAATTTTGGAGGAGGATCACAAAGGGAGAAAACGTACAAGACGACGTACAGCCTCACTAAAAGAAG GGATAGAATGCAATGGTGGAGTGGCAGAAGAGGATGAAGTGCAAGCTGCCCTTGCCAATGAAACTCCAGCAGATCAAGAAGTCCCTAGGGAAGCTGTCTTACAAGAACCAGCTCCAGGAGAGTTTGACTTCAATGAGTTCTTTAACTTGGATAAAAGTGTTCCTGGCCTGGCTTCG ATGATAGAGGATGTGCTGGGGGAAGGTTCCGTGTCTGCCAGCAGGTTCAGCAGGTGGTTTTCTAATCCGAGTCGTTCTGGAAGTCGGTCAAGCAGCTTGAGATCTACACCACACGAGGAACTGGAGAGGCTAGCAG GTCTAGAACAAGCCATTCTCTCCCCTGGCCAGAACTCTGGAAACTACTTTGCTCCCATTCCATTGGAAGACCACTCTGAAAACAAAGTGGACATCCTAGAAATGCTACAGAAAGCCAAAGTGGACTTAAAACCTCTTCTCTCAAGTCTTTCAGCCAACAAGGAAAAGCTTAGAGAGAGCA CACATTCAGGAGTTGTACTTTCAGTGGAAGAAGTTGAAGCTGGGCTAAAAGGCCTGAAAGTGGATCAGGAGGGAAAAATTGCTACTCCATTCATGGCCGAGCAAATGGAGGAAGCATTGAATGTCGCTGGCTCCAGGCAGATCAAGAAAGATGGAGATATGACTGCATTTAACAAACTAGTCAGCAGTATGAAGGCAAGTGGGACTCTGCCTTCCCAGCCCAAAGTCAAT AGCCTTGAGAGCCACTTAATGTCGCCTCCAGAGATGCCAGGCCAGCCTCTGTccaaaaatattctgcag GAACTTCTTGGTCCACCCATTACCAGACCTGCTTCATCAAATGTCCTTAGTGGCCTGATAGGTGGTTTGGAACCTGCAGCCTCTTTACTGACGCAGAGGGCACCTTCTCCTCCCATTCCACCCGTGTTTCCAACTCGTGCTGCTTCTGCAGATTACCTGCGCCACAGAATATCTTCACCCATTG GTTTTGGACAAGGTTCTCAGCAACTGCTGGGTGATCCATTTCCAGGTGTAAGGAAGCCCATGAGTCCAGTTACTGCACAG ATGAGTCCCCTGGAAATACAGCAAGCTGCATTAGAGGGACTAACGTTACCACATGACTTAGCCATACAGGCAGCGAATTTCTATCAGCATGGCTTTGGCAAACCACAAATGGACAAAAGCAGAGATGGCTACAGAAACAG GCAGCAACGAATGGCTAAGTCACCTGCGCCAGGACACAGAGGGAATGCGTCTtctccagcccctgcagcaTCCATTACCAGCATG CTGTCTCCTTCCTTTACACCTACCTCGGTGATTCGCAAGATGTAtgagagcaaggaaaaaagcaaagaggagcCAGTTTCTGGGAAGATGAAAGTCAACGATGGGAAAGATGAAAATCAGAGGCCAAATGAAG CTACAGATAACCTACTGTCTAGTTCTGTGGAGAATGCAGATCAAGAAACTTTGCCCACCTTAGGTACCAAACTGCCTGCACTGCAACGCTCCACATGTTCCACACCTCTTACCCAAGCAAATCGTTGCACCAAAGAGCAAGACTACAGGCCTAAGTCAACTGGTAGAAAGACTCCTACAatggcctccccagtgccaggAAGCCCTTTCCTTCGTCCTGTTCATCAAGTACCCCTTGTTCCCCATGTACCCATTGTGCGACCTGCTCATCAACTGCATCCAGGATTGGTCCAGAGAATGCTGGCACAGGGGGTTCATCCGCAACATCTTCCTCTACTGCAAGCAG GAATGCTTCCTCCTGGAGTGGATCTGTCTCACTTGCAGGGAATATCTGCTCCCATCCTTGGCCAACCTTTTTATCCACTACCAACAGCCAGCCATCACATCTTAAACCCACGTTCTGGGACACCTTTGCAGCTAGCAATGATGCAACAGCAACTACAACGCTCAG GCACTGGAGCACAGGGATCACCCGCTGGTGCACAAACAACCCCTCAGAATGTGCTGCCTCGGACTGGATTATCTCATGGGCACACACCGCTCGACCATCGCCCCAGCCAGAGAAGTGGCTCTCCCATCGGCCTTGCAAAATGGTTTGGTTCAGATGTCTTGCAGCAGCCTCTCCCTTCCATGCCATCCAAAGTCATCAGTGTAGATGAACTGGAATACCGGCAGTGA
- the EIF4ENIF1 gene encoding eukaryotic translation initiation factor 4E transporter isoform X1 codes for MDKRGGVTEAENGDAFLELNRITTKYPHRYTKEELLDIKERPYSKQRPSCLSEKYDSDGVWDPEKWHASLYPSSGRTSPVESFKKDLDSDRTSLMRRIVDPRERVKEDDLDVVLSPQRRSFGGGCHVTAAISSRRAGSPLEKENDGVRVIGGRRIGSGRIISSRNFDKDHRGGEKDLRDSRDARDRDRDRDYKDKRFRREFGDSKRVFGERRRNDSYTEEEPEWFSAGPTSQSETIELTGFDDKILEEDHKGRKRTRRRTASLKEGIECNGGVAEEDEVQAALANETPADQEVPREAVLQEPAPGEFDFNEFFNLDKSVPGLASMIEDVLGEGSVSASRFSRWFSNPSRSGSRSSSLRSTPHEELERLAGLEQAILSPGQNSGNYFAPIPLEDHSENKVDILEMLQKAKVDLKPLLSSLSANKEKLRESTHSGVVLSVEEVEAGLKGLKVDQEGKIATPFMAEQMEEALNVAGSRQIKKDGDMTAFNKLVSSMKASGTLPSQPKVNQSLESHLMSPPEMPGQPLSKNILQELLGPPITRPASSNVLSGLIGGLEPAASLLTQRAPSPPIPPVFPTRAASADYLRHRISSPIGFGQGSQQLLGDPFPGVRKPMSPVTAQMSPLEIQQAALEGLTLPHDLAIQAANFYQHGFGKPQMDKSRDGYRNRQQRMAKSPAPGHRGNASSPAPAASITSMLSPSFTPTSVIRKMYESKEKSKEEPVSGKMKVNDGKDENQRPNEATDNLLSSSVENADQETLPTLGTKLPALQRSTCSTPLTQANRCTKEQDYRPKSTGRKTPTMASPVPGSPFLRPVHQVPLVPHVPIVRPAHQLHPGLVQRMLAQGVHPQHLPLLQAGMLPPGVDLSHLQGISAPILGQPFYPLPTASHHILNPRSGTPLQLAMMQQQLQRSGTGAQGSPAGAQTTPQNVLPRTGLSHGHTPLDHRPSQRSGSPIGLAKWFGSDVLQQPLPSMPSKVISVDELEYRQ; via the exons gAGGAACTGCTGGATATTAAGGAGCGTCCCTACTCTAAGCAAAGACCTTCttgtctttctgaaaaatatgacAG tgATGGTGTCTGGGATCCAGAGAAGTGGCATGCATCTTTGTATCCGAGTTCAGGGAGAACTTCACCAGtggaaagctttaaaaaagatCTGGATTCAGATCGGACTTCTCTTATGCGTAGGATAGTAG ATCCAAGAGAGCGAGTGAAAGAAGATGACTTGGATGTAGTCTTAAGTCCACAAAGGCGAAGCTTTGGAGGTGGCTGTCATGTAACTGCAGCTATTAGCTCACGTCGAGCAGGGAGCCCATTAGAAAAGGAGAACGATGGTGTCCGTGTTATTGGTGGCCGTAGGATTGGCAGTGGAAGAATTATCTCTTCTCGCAACTTTGATAAAGACCACCGGGGTGGTGAAAAAGACTTACGTGATTCTAGAGATGCGAGAGACCGAGATCGTGACAGAGACTACAAAGATAAACGCTTCAGg AGGGAGTTTGGCGACAGCAAACGAGTCTTTGGGGAGCGAAGGAGGAATGACTCCTACACTGAAGAGGAGCCTGAGTGGTTCTCTGCTGGTCCTACAAGTCAGTCTGAAACCATTGAGCTCACGGGCTTTGATGATAAAATTTTGGAGGAGGATCACAAAGGGAGAAAACGTACAAGACGACGTACAGCCTCACTAAAAGAAG GGATAGAATGCAATGGTGGAGTGGCAGAAGAGGATGAAGTGCAAGCTGCCCTTGCCAATGAAACTCCAGCAGATCAAGAAGTCCCTAGGGAAGCTGTCTTACAAGAACCAGCTCCAGGAGAGTTTGACTTCAATGAGTTCTTTAACTTGGATAAAAGTGTTCCTGGCCTGGCTTCG ATGATAGAGGATGTGCTGGGGGAAGGTTCCGTGTCTGCCAGCAGGTTCAGCAGGTGGTTTTCTAATCCGAGTCGTTCTGGAAGTCGGTCAAGCAGCTTGAGATCTACACCACACGAGGAACTGGAGAGGCTAGCAG GTCTAGAACAAGCCATTCTCTCCCCTGGCCAGAACTCTGGAAACTACTTTGCTCCCATTCCATTGGAAGACCACTCTGAAAACAAAGTGGACATCCTAGAAATGCTACAGAAAGCCAAAGTGGACTTAAAACCTCTTCTCTCAAGTCTTTCAGCCAACAAGGAAAAGCTTAGAGAGAGCA CACATTCAGGAGTTGTACTTTCAGTGGAAGAAGTTGAAGCTGGGCTAAAAGGCCTGAAAGTGGATCAGGAGGGAAAAATTGCTACTCCATTCATGGCCGAGCAAATGGAGGAAGCATTGAATGTCGCTGGCTCCAGGCAGATCAAGAAAGATGGAGATATGACTGCATTTAACAAACTAGTCAGCAGTATGAAGGCAAGTGGGACTCTGCCTTCCCAGCCCAAAGTCAAT caGAGCCTTGAGAGCCACTTAATGTCGCCTCCAGAGATGCCAGGCCAGCCTCTGTccaaaaatattctgcag GAACTTCTTGGTCCACCCATTACCAGACCTGCTTCATCAAATGTCCTTAGTGGCCTGATAGGTGGTTTGGAACCTGCAGCCTCTTTACTGACGCAGAGGGCACCTTCTCCTCCCATTCCACCCGTGTTTCCAACTCGTGCTGCTTCTGCAGATTACCTGCGCCACAGAATATCTTCACCCATTG GTTTTGGACAAGGTTCTCAGCAACTGCTGGGTGATCCATTTCCAGGTGTAAGGAAGCCCATGAGTCCAGTTACTGCACAG ATGAGTCCCCTGGAAATACAGCAAGCTGCATTAGAGGGACTAACGTTACCACATGACTTAGCCATACAGGCAGCGAATTTCTATCAGCATGGCTTTGGCAAACCACAAATGGACAAAAGCAGAGATGGCTACAGAAACAG GCAGCAACGAATGGCTAAGTCACCTGCGCCAGGACACAGAGGGAATGCGTCTtctccagcccctgcagcaTCCATTACCAGCATG CTGTCTCCTTCCTTTACACCTACCTCGGTGATTCGCAAGATGTAtgagagcaaggaaaaaagcaaagaggagcCAGTTTCTGGGAAGATGAAAGTCAACGATGGGAAAGATGAAAATCAGAGGCCAAATGAAG CTACAGATAACCTACTGTCTAGTTCTGTGGAGAATGCAGATCAAGAAACTTTGCCCACCTTAGGTACCAAACTGCCTGCACTGCAACGCTCCACATGTTCCACACCTCTTACCCAAGCAAATCGTTGCACCAAAGAGCAAGACTACAGGCCTAAGTCAACTGGTAGAAAGACTCCTACAatggcctccccagtgccaggAAGCCCTTTCCTTCGTCCTGTTCATCAAGTACCCCTTGTTCCCCATGTACCCATTGTGCGACCTGCTCATCAACTGCATCCAGGATTGGTCCAGAGAATGCTGGCACAGGGGGTTCATCCGCAACATCTTCCTCTACTGCAAGCAG GAATGCTTCCTCCTGGAGTGGATCTGTCTCACTTGCAGGGAATATCTGCTCCCATCCTTGGCCAACCTTTTTATCCACTACCAACAGCCAGCCATCACATCTTAAACCCACGTTCTGGGACACCTTTGCAGCTAGCAATGATGCAACAGCAACTACAACGCTCAG GCACTGGAGCACAGGGATCACCCGCTGGTGCACAAACAACCCCTCAGAATGTGCTGCCTCGGACTGGATTATCTCATGGGCACACACCGCTCGACCATCGCCCCAGCCAGAGAAGTGGCTCTCCCATCGGCCTTGCAAAATGGTTTGGTTCAGATGTCTTGCAGCAGCCTCTCCCTTCCATGCCATCCAAAGTCATCAGTGTAGATGAACTGGAATACCGGCAGTGA
- the EIF4ENIF1 gene encoding eukaryotic translation initiation factor 4E transporter isoform X4 has translation MDKRGGVTEAENGDAFLELNRITTKYPHRYTKEELLDIKERPYSKQRPSCLSEKYDSDGVWDPEKWHASLYPSSGRTSPVESFKKDLDSDRTSLMRRIVDPRERVKEDDLDVVLSPQRRSFGGGCHVTAAISSRRAGSPLEKENDGVRVIGGRRIGSGRIISSRNFDKDHRGGEKDLRDSRDARDRDRDRDYKDKRFRREFGDSKRVFGERRRNDSYTEEEPEWFSAGPTSQSETIELTGFDDKILEEDHKGRKRTRRRTASLKEGIECNGGVAEEDEVQAALANETPADQEVPREAVLQEPAPGEFDFNEFFNLDKSVPGLASMIEDVLGEGSVSASRFSRWFSNPSRSGSRSSSLRSTPHEELERLAAHSGVVLSVEEVEAGLKGLKVDQEGKIATPFMAEQMEEALNVAGSRQIKKDGDMTAFNKLVSSMKASGTLPSQPKVNQSLESHLMSPPEMPGQPLSKNILQELLGPPITRPASSNVLSGLIGGLEPAASLLTQRAPSPPIPPVFPTRAASADYLRHRISSPIGFGQGSQQLLGDPFPGVRKPMSPVTAQMSPLEIQQAALEGLTLPHDLAIQAANFYQHGFGKPQMDKSRDGYRNRQQRMAKSPAPGHRGNASSPAPAASITSMLSPSFTPTSVIRKMYESKEKSKEEPVSGKMKVNDGKDENQRPNEATDNLLSSSVENADQETLPTLGTKLPALQRSTCSTPLTQANRCTKEQDYRPKSTGRKTPTMASPVPGSPFLRPVHQVPLVPHVPIVRPAHQLHPGLVQRMLAQGVHPQHLPLLQAGMLPPGVDLSHLQGISAPILGQPFYPLPTASHHILNPRSGTPLQLAMMQQQLQRSGTGAQGSPAGAQTTPQNVLPRTGLSHGHTPLDHRPSQRSGSPIGLAKWFGSDVLQQPLPSMPSKVISVDELEYRQ, from the exons gAGGAACTGCTGGATATTAAGGAGCGTCCCTACTCTAAGCAAAGACCTTCttgtctttctgaaaaatatgacAG tgATGGTGTCTGGGATCCAGAGAAGTGGCATGCATCTTTGTATCCGAGTTCAGGGAGAACTTCACCAGtggaaagctttaaaaaagatCTGGATTCAGATCGGACTTCTCTTATGCGTAGGATAGTAG ATCCAAGAGAGCGAGTGAAAGAAGATGACTTGGATGTAGTCTTAAGTCCACAAAGGCGAAGCTTTGGAGGTGGCTGTCATGTAACTGCAGCTATTAGCTCACGTCGAGCAGGGAGCCCATTAGAAAAGGAGAACGATGGTGTCCGTGTTATTGGTGGCCGTAGGATTGGCAGTGGAAGAATTATCTCTTCTCGCAACTTTGATAAAGACCACCGGGGTGGTGAAAAAGACTTACGTGATTCTAGAGATGCGAGAGACCGAGATCGTGACAGAGACTACAAAGATAAACGCTTCAGg AGGGAGTTTGGCGACAGCAAACGAGTCTTTGGGGAGCGAAGGAGGAATGACTCCTACACTGAAGAGGAGCCTGAGTGGTTCTCTGCTGGTCCTACAAGTCAGTCTGAAACCATTGAGCTCACGGGCTTTGATGATAAAATTTTGGAGGAGGATCACAAAGGGAGAAAACGTACAAGACGACGTACAGCCTCACTAAAAGAAG GGATAGAATGCAATGGTGGAGTGGCAGAAGAGGATGAAGTGCAAGCTGCCCTTGCCAATGAAACTCCAGCAGATCAAGAAGTCCCTAGGGAAGCTGTCTTACAAGAACCAGCTCCAGGAGAGTTTGACTTCAATGAGTTCTTTAACTTGGATAAAAGTGTTCCTGGCCTGGCTTCG ATGATAGAGGATGTGCTGGGGGAAGGTTCCGTGTCTGCCAGCAGGTTCAGCAGGTGGTTTTCTAATCCGAGTCGTTCTGGAAGTCGGTCAAGCAGCTTGAGATCTACACCACACGAGGAACTGGAGAGGCTAGCAG CACATTCAGGAGTTGTACTTTCAGTGGAAGAAGTTGAAGCTGGGCTAAAAGGCCTGAAAGTGGATCAGGAGGGAAAAATTGCTACTCCATTCATGGCCGAGCAAATGGAGGAAGCATTGAATGTCGCTGGCTCCAGGCAGATCAAGAAAGATGGAGATATGACTGCATTTAACAAACTAGTCAGCAGTATGAAGGCAAGTGGGACTCTGCCTTCCCAGCCCAAAGTCAAT caGAGCCTTGAGAGCCACTTAATGTCGCCTCCAGAGATGCCAGGCCAGCCTCTGTccaaaaatattctgcag GAACTTCTTGGTCCACCCATTACCAGACCTGCTTCATCAAATGTCCTTAGTGGCCTGATAGGTGGTTTGGAACCTGCAGCCTCTTTACTGACGCAGAGGGCACCTTCTCCTCCCATTCCACCCGTGTTTCCAACTCGTGCTGCTTCTGCAGATTACCTGCGCCACAGAATATCTTCACCCATTG GTTTTGGACAAGGTTCTCAGCAACTGCTGGGTGATCCATTTCCAGGTGTAAGGAAGCCCATGAGTCCAGTTACTGCACAG ATGAGTCCCCTGGAAATACAGCAAGCTGCATTAGAGGGACTAACGTTACCACATGACTTAGCCATACAGGCAGCGAATTTCTATCAGCATGGCTTTGGCAAACCACAAATGGACAAAAGCAGAGATGGCTACAGAAACAG GCAGCAACGAATGGCTAAGTCACCTGCGCCAGGACACAGAGGGAATGCGTCTtctccagcccctgcagcaTCCATTACCAGCATG CTGTCTCCTTCCTTTACACCTACCTCGGTGATTCGCAAGATGTAtgagagcaaggaaaaaagcaaagaggagcCAGTTTCTGGGAAGATGAAAGTCAACGATGGGAAAGATGAAAATCAGAGGCCAAATGAAG CTACAGATAACCTACTGTCTAGTTCTGTGGAGAATGCAGATCAAGAAACTTTGCCCACCTTAGGTACCAAACTGCCTGCACTGCAACGCTCCACATGTTCCACACCTCTTACCCAAGCAAATCGTTGCACCAAAGAGCAAGACTACAGGCCTAAGTCAACTGGTAGAAAGACTCCTACAatggcctccccagtgccaggAAGCCCTTTCCTTCGTCCTGTTCATCAAGTACCCCTTGTTCCCCATGTACCCATTGTGCGACCTGCTCATCAACTGCATCCAGGATTGGTCCAGAGAATGCTGGCACAGGGGGTTCATCCGCAACATCTTCCTCTACTGCAAGCAG GAATGCTTCCTCCTGGAGTGGATCTGTCTCACTTGCAGGGAATATCTGCTCCCATCCTTGGCCAACCTTTTTATCCACTACCAACAGCCAGCCATCACATCTTAAACCCACGTTCTGGGACACCTTTGCAGCTAGCAATGATGCAACAGCAACTACAACGCTCAG GCACTGGAGCACAGGGATCACCCGCTGGTGCACAAACAACCCCTCAGAATGTGCTGCCTCGGACTGGATTATCTCATGGGCACACACCGCTCGACCATCGCCCCAGCCAGAGAAGTGGCTCTCCCATCGGCCTTGCAAAATGGTTTGGTTCAGATGTCTTGCAGCAGCCTCTCCCTTCCATGCCATCCAAAGTCATCAGTGTAGATGAACTGGAATACCGGCAGTGA